The following are from one region of the Crocinitomicaceae bacterium genome:
- a CDS encoding amidohydrolase family protein, producing MTNVVDYPDPLFMLRRIFLFNFSLLFSSLVLAQHIEPENGVHDPHNTIYVLQNARLVISPDLTLPIGTLVVQDGIILSAGIDFVAPSTAVKIDMSGYTIYPSFIELYSSAGVANPVYASTGWGPQLETLKEGPFYWNQSVHPETNAYELYKDAEFKDKKDFLEQGFGTIAVHQGDGIMRGTSALLTLSSNPTVDNVIQAEAANHSSFSKGSSNQTYPSSQMGIIALLRQFYYDAKWYAALTDPNKDNVSLQQGLANFSLPQIFGVADKLEILRAAKLAKEFNISLIVKGGGDEFEMVSDIKNSGTQLIIPVNFPDPYDMTDPYLSRFVSLRQLKEWEMRPYNAYILFKNKIPFAFTTDGLKKKNQFLTNVSVAVKHGLPEDEALRALTVNPAKYLRMENKLGTLEKGKFANFLVVKGDIFNGGEIFENWTHGDRIRLKDINQPDYRGEYSLTISGIVYDLIISGKHASPTAEIIAYKFVKDSKTGSTTIDTLRVKPEFKVSDMQLSMMFELHDDKIDGIVQLNGSYYPKLGIMEGTGTLPSGAWITWAANRSEKFKEKDKAEKVQVDTSGVKNVRYPNMAFGFDTLPKQRPYYIKNATLWTNEAEGIVRNGNLIIEDGKIKSVNGTASVPSGAVVIDATGKHVTCGIIDEHSHIAISKGVNEGGQSIASEVSIADVVRNDDINIYRQLAGGVTAAQLLHGSANPIGGQSALIKLKWGFAPEEMLIDSTDGFIKFALGENVKQSNWGDQSVVRYPQTRMGVEQIFYSAFISAKEYKAAWEKYYNSSERQQGKMDPPRRDLELEALCEILDKKRFITCHSYVQSEINMLMHVADSMGFTVNTFTHILEGYKVADKMKEHGAGASTFADWWAYKYEVNEAIPYNAALLDQMGIVTAINSDDAEMGRRLNQEAAKAVKYGGISEESAWKMVTLNPAKLLHLDDRMGSLKAGKDADIVIWSDNPLSVNAKVEQTFIEGILFYDVNRNYKLKLRDEEDRKRITGLMLVAKAGGAETQKPAMRKHILYHCDTIGEEDTHEELE from the coding sequence TTGACAAATGTAGTTGATTATCCTGACCCCTTGTTTATGCTCAGACGTATTTTTCTGTTCAATTTTAGTTTACTTTTTTCATCCCTTGTTCTGGCGCAACATATTGAGCCGGAAAACGGAGTGCATGATCCGCATAATACTATTTATGTTTTGCAAAATGCACGGCTCGTGATCAGTCCTGATCTCACGCTGCCTATAGGTACCTTGGTGGTGCAAGATGGTATCATTTTAAGTGCGGGTATTGATTTTGTAGCTCCATCAACTGCTGTGAAAATTGATATGAGTGGGTACACCATTTATCCTTCATTTATTGAACTGTATTCATCAGCCGGTGTTGCAAATCCGGTTTATGCGTCAACAGGTTGGGGTCCGCAATTAGAAACGCTCAAAGAGGGCCCTTTTTACTGGAATCAATCAGTGCATCCGGAAACAAATGCTTACGAATTATATAAGGATGCTGAATTTAAAGACAAAAAAGATTTTCTTGAGCAAGGCTTTGGCACTATAGCTGTTCATCAGGGAGATGGTATCATGCGCGGCACGTCGGCATTGCTCACGTTGTCATCAAATCCAACTGTTGACAATGTAATTCAGGCTGAAGCTGCTAATCATTCTTCTTTCTCTAAAGGAAGCTCTAATCAAACTTATCCATCTTCTCAAATGGGAATTATTGCCTTGTTGCGTCAGTTTTATTATGATGCAAAATGGTACGCTGCTTTGACTGATCCAAATAAAGACAATGTTTCACTTCAACAGGGTCTTGCAAATTTTAGTCTGCCTCAAATTTTTGGAGTAGCTGATAAATTGGAAATTCTGCGTGCTGCTAAATTGGCAAAAGAGTTCAATATTTCTCTTATTGTAAAAGGCGGTGGAGATGAATTTGAAATGGTATCAGATATAAAAAATTCAGGAACGCAATTGATCATTCCAGTGAATTTTCCTGATCCGTATGATATGACTGATCCTTATCTGTCAAGATTTGTTTCTCTGAGACAATTGAAAGAATGGGAAATGCGCCCATACAATGCCTATATCTTATTTAAAAATAAAATTCCTTTTGCTTTTACGACTGACGGGTTAAAGAAAAAAAACCAATTTCTCACGAATGTTTCTGTTGCGGTAAAACATGGTTTACCTGAAGATGAAGCATTGCGCGCGCTCACCGTTAATCCTGCCAAATACTTGCGTATGGAAAATAAATTAGGAACGCTGGAAAAAGGAAAATTTGCAAATTTTCTTGTTGTAAAAGGAGATATTTTTAACGGCGGTGAAATTTTTGAAAACTGGACTCATGGTGATCGTATCAGATTGAAAGATATTAATCAGCCTGATTATCGCGGAGAGTATTCATTAACCATCAGTGGTATTGTGTATGACCTTATAATATCAGGTAAACACGCATCACCAACTGCAGAAATTATTGCTTATAAGTTTGTGAAAGATTCAAAAACCGGTTCAACTACAATTGATACCTTAAGGGTGAAACCTGAGTTCAAAGTTTCAGATATGCAATTGAGTATGATGTTTGAATTGCATGATGATAAAATTGATGGCATTGTTCAGTTGAATGGCTCGTATTATCCTAAATTAGGCATTATGGAAGGTACCGGAACATTGCCTTCAGGGGCTTGGATTACTTGGGCAGCTAATCGCAGTGAAAAATTTAAAGAGAAGGATAAGGCAGAAAAAGTTCAGGTTGATACCTCTGGTGTAAAAAATGTGCGTTACCCGAATATGGCCTTTGGTTTTGATACCTTGCCAAAACAACGTCCGTACTATATTAAAAACGCAACACTTTGGACTAATGAAGCCGAAGGTATTGTGCGCAATGGTAATTTGATTATTGAAGACGGAAAAATAAAATCAGTGAATGGTACAGCATCAGTTCCTTCAGGCGCGGTTGTAATTGATGCTACTGGAAAGCATGTAACGTGTGGTATTATTGATGAACATTCGCACATCGCTATCAGCAAAGGGGTAAATGAAGGAGGTCAATCCATTGCTAGTGAAGTGTCAATTGCTGACGTAGTGCGTAATGATGACATTAATATTTACAGACAACTAGCTGGTGGTGTTACTGCTGCGCAACTTCTGCACGGCTCTGCAAATCCTATTGGTGGACAATCTGCCCTAATCAAATTGAAATGGGGTTTTGCGCCTGAAGAAATGTTGATTGATAGCACCGATGGATTTATCAAATTTGCTTTGGGTGAAAACGTAAAACAATCTAATTGGGGAGATCAAAGTGTGGTTAGATATCCTCAGACAAGAATGGGTGTAGAACAAATTTTCTACTCTGCTTTTATCAGTGCAAAAGAATATAAAGCAGCATGGGAAAAATATTATAATAGTTCTGAACGGCAGCAAGGCAAAATGGATCCTCCAAGACGTGACCTTGAGCTGGAAGCTTTGTGTGAAATTTTGGATAAAAAAAGATTTATCACCTGCCACTCCTACGTGCAAAGTGAAATCAATATGTTAATGCACGTTGCAGATTCTATGGGATTCACGGTGAATACCTTTACACACATATTAGAAGGATATAAAGTGGCTGACAAAATGAAAGAGCATGGCGCAGGCGCTTCTACTTTTGCTGATTGGTGGGCTTATAAATATGAAGTGAATGAAGCCATCCCGTACAATGCTGCATTACTTGACCAAATGGGCATTGTTACCGCTATCAATTCTGATGACGCTGAAATGGGTAGAAGATTAAATCAAGAAGCCGCAAAGGCGGTGAAATATGGTGGAATTTCGGAAGAAAGTGCCTGGAAAATGGTGACACTAAATCCTGCAAAATTATTGCATTTGGATGATCGTATGGGAAGTCTGAAAGCAGGGAAAGATGCAGATATTGTTATCTGGTCAGATAATCCTCTTTCAGTAAATGCAAAAGTGGAACAAACTTTTATTGAAGGAATTTTGTTTTATGATGTGAACCGGAATTATAAATTGAAATTGCGCGATGAAGAAGACAGAAAACGAATTACCGGGCTGATGCTTGTCGCAAAAGCAGGCGGAGCTGAAACACAGAAGCCGGCAATGAGAAAACATATTTTATATCATTGTGACACCATTGGTGAAGAAGATACTCACGAAGAACTTGAATAA
- a CDS encoding amidohydrolase family protein, which yields MKNLILIPLFLACIADAHTQVPVPGEDQYTKILLLNGSAHIGNGEFVSNACIGINNGKIEFVKNTLTYELVKSEWDTIIELNGQHVYPGFIAPNVTIGLTEIDAVRATRDFDETGEFNPNVRSLIAYNTDSKVMYTVRTNGILLAQPTPRGGVLSGTSSVMFLDGWNWEDAVCRTDDGVHLNWPEKYNRYGWWAEPGGNNSNENYGKIKNAIWDFFTKAQAYLNEKFPDETDIKLEAMRHLFNGSQRLYIHADFAPELNDIVDFVRHFAIPFPVIVGGYDAPMIADRLKENKFSIIIRRPHSLPEFEDDFSSVYYELPFKLQAAGLLFAISSEGDMEVMNTRNLPFLAGTARAYGLSEEEAVASISLNTAKILGIDDKVGSIEPGKDATIFVSIGDALDMRTNNLTMAMVSGKFIDLTNHQIDLYQKYCKKYSLPIDQN from the coding sequence ATGAAAAATTTAATTCTGATACCGCTGTTTTTAGCTTGCATTGCTGATGCCCACACACAAGTTCCTGTGCCGGGTGAAGATCAGTATACAAAAATTTTATTACTCAATGGCAGCGCGCATATCGGTAACGGTGAATTTGTTTCTAACGCGTGTATTGGTATCAACAATGGAAAAATTGAATTCGTAAAGAATACGTTAACATACGAGTTGGTAAAATCCGAATGGGATACCATCATTGAATTAAATGGCCAACACGTTTACCCCGGTTTTATTGCACCCAATGTAACTATTGGGTTAACTGAGATTGATGCCGTTAGGGCTACACGTGATTTTGATGAGACCGGTGAATTTAATCCTAATGTACGTTCGCTCATTGCTTATAATACTGATTCAAAAGTTATGTATACTGTGCGCACCAATGGAATTCTTTTAGCTCAGCCAACTCCACGCGGCGGTGTCCTCTCAGGCACATCTTCGGTCATGTTTTTAGATGGCTGGAATTGGGAAGATGCCGTTTGCAGAACAGATGACGGCGTGCATTTGAATTGGCCTGAAAAATATAATCGTTATGGTTGGTGGGCTGAGCCCGGTGGAAATAATTCAAACGAAAATTATGGGAAAATAAAAAACGCTATCTGGGATTTTTTCACAAAAGCTCAGGCATATTTGAATGAAAAATTTCCAGATGAAACAGATATTAAACTTGAAGCAATGCGGCATCTTTTTAATGGGAGTCAGCGCTTGTATATTCATGCAGATTTTGCTCCTGAATTAAATGATATTGTAGATTTTGTCAGACATTTTGCAATTCCATTTCCTGTTATTGTTGGCGGGTATGACGCGCCTATGATTGCAGATAGGCTGAAAGAAAATAAATTCTCTATAATTATCAGACGCCCTCATTCCTTACCTGAATTTGAAGATGATTTTTCTTCAGTTTATTACGAATTACCGTTTAAATTGCAAGCTGCCGGTTTGTTGTTTGCAATCAGTTCTGAAGGTGATATGGAGGTGATGAATACAAGAAATTTACCTTTCCTTGCTGGTACCGCTCGTGCTTATGGCCTCTCTGAAGAAGAAGCTGTCGCTTCAATCTCCTTAAATACTGCAAAAATTCTGGGCATTGATGATAAAGTGGGATCAATTGAACCTGGCAAAGACGCTACTATCTTCGTTTCAATCGGAGATGCGCTTGATATGCGAACCAATAATCTCACCATGGCAATGGTATCAGGTAAGTTTATTGACCTGACTAATCACCAGATTGATTTGTATCAAAAATATTGTAAAAAATATAGCCTCCCAATAGATCAAAATTGA